The genomic window TGGAGAAGAACTGTCGCTCTTCCCACTGACTCGTTGCCTGATACACCGAGCGAAACTCATCGCCCTCGCGACCTACGGAGCGTTCTACAAAACTCTCCGTCGAGCGGGACATCACATTGTTCCACTCAAAAGTGTTGTTGCCGATGTTGTAGCCGATGGACACAAGTCCGGAGATATCGATGTTCTGAGAATAGGACTCGTAACTCTGATCGTCCGCGACGATCCCGCTGGCGCTATAGGTCCGTCGAATACCGTTACCCCGCTGCGACCACTCATTGGAGTAGTTCACCGCCGCATAAAATCCGAGCTCACCCTCACCCAGGTAGAACAGGTCACCGTAGTTAACGCCGAGGCCGCCGTTAGGTGTGGTTTCGGAAAAATCGAGGTCCCAGTCCTGGGAAAGCAGTACACCGGCGGAGCGCTGAAGCTCTCGGAGAACGCTTTGCTGCAGCGTAAAGGTATTACCTTCATCATCGGTAAAAGTTCCGCCGTCGGACACAATGTCGCCGATGGTGGATACGAGAATATTTTCTTTTCTCGAGCCGTCGTCCCAGCCGATAAAATCGAAAGTGCCATCGGCGGGGTCAACAGCGACGGTGTTTCCGGTCAAGTCAGTCACGTAACCCAGGGACGCCGTAATGCTCCCCGCACGCTCGTCAGGAAAGGTCTTGGTGTTGATTACCAGATTACCGCCTGTGGACTCGCCTGGCATGAACGGCAGGAAGGTCTTCTTGATATCCAGCTGGTTAACGAAATTGGAGGGAAACAAATCCAGGGGAACCGTACGCTTGGTCGGGTTCGTCGACGGCATCGTGGCGTTGTTCAGGGTGGACGTGACGTAGCGTCCTCCGAGGCCACGGATAAAGACGTATTTGTCGTCCTGCACCGCAACGCCGGGCACGCGAATCACCGATGCGGCGACGTCGGAGTCCCCAAAGCGCGCGAGCTCCTCGACACCCAGGGTGTCGACAATCAGGTTGGTGTCCCGCTCCGACAGTTCAAAACCGCTGGCGTCGAAGGTTCCAAGGACAAAGACTTCCTCGATTTGCGGTGCGGCAATAGAAAAGCCTGCGTCAGCCTCGGGCAAATTAATTTGCACCCCGCGCGTTACGCCCCCGACCACGCGCACAGAGCGAGAGACACCGTTGGTGGTGACCCGATAGATACCGCGAGGAACCGTCTTGGTCGCAACACCCTGGGCATTGGTGGATACCCCCCCCTGGCCGTTGGAAATCACCACTAGCTGGCTGGCGGCGGCATCAGAGCCCTTGCGCACGGTAATCTGCAGCTCACCTGTGGGCACTTCCCGGCGGTCCGCCGTGGACTCTGTGCGGGAATACACCTCAACGATGGACTGATTGTCACCGCTTCCCAGATTGACGATCACATCGACAAGTTGCCCGGATGCGGAGGAAAAACGATCACGCTGCTTGGCACCGTCGGCGCTCGTAACGGTAAGCACCCGCTGCCCGCTGCCGGGGAGGTCGACAAACAGGGACCCATCCCGTCGAGTGACCCCGACGGCTTCGCCGTCAATGGCCACGGCGGCACCGGCGACGGCAGCGCCCTGATCGAACACATAGACAAGAAGTTCGTCCGCAGCCTTGGCTGGGTGAGTGAAGCACAGGAGGAACAGCAAAACTGGCAGAAAACGCCGGGCGCCAAACACTTGTGTCATTACGACCTCTAAGTCAGGAATTTTGACGTGGCGACACGCAGCTGCGCGCCAGCCATGAAAGCAATCCGCGCATCCTAGGGGCGTAATGTGACGCTTATGTTATCGAGATATGACAAATTTATGACAACGATCGGCGGGTCTTTTCACTGCCGAGCGGTCACAAAAACTTCAAAAAATTATCTTTTTTCTGCAATCAGGGACTTAGAGGATAGTCCGAGATTTTTTGGAGATCGATCTGGAGAGCGACCCCATGGAAAAATCGTCAAACATCAATACTGCGGAAAAACAGCGGCTCCGGGAGAGCATTGCGGAGCAGGTGCGCAATTTTCTCGAGGGCGGCGGCAACATCGACGTGGTAGAGCATACGCCCTCAAGAAACAGCGCTTATCGCGGCAGTATCTGGGATAACGCTGACCCAACGCCGCTGCTGGACTAGGGTAAGCGCCCCGGGCTGTCCTGCGGGGTTCTCCTTAATTTCCGGGGAGACTTATGTCGCCCCGGGCTATTCGGTAGAGCAAAATCGCTACACGCTGGGTCTGCTGGGGCAAGGTACGCAGGTCAGCGACTTCATCGACCGTGTGCCCGCCATCGCCCATGAGACCCAGGCCATCGAGCGCCGCGCTTACCCGACTAGCCACAAAGGAAATATCGGCCGCGCCCGCTCGCCGGGGATCCACAGCAGCGACCTTGCCATAACCCAGCGCTTCGCTGATCGCGCTGTAATGCTTCAGCAACTCATCATTGCCCGGACTGGGAGCCATGGGGGGATAACCGTGATTAAAATTCAGGGTCGCAGCGGTTTGGGAGAGATTGTCACCAGCAATGTCGCGCATCAGTTCCTCGGCGCGGGCGATTTGTGCAGGACTGATAGCGCGCAAACCGCCGCTGACCACCGCGGTTTGTGCGATGACGTTGTTTTTTCCAAAGACCTTACCCCGGGTGTTGCCCTCATCGTGGTCCATATCGGTACCCGCCATGACCAACCCGGGGTTAAAGGTGAGGTTGGGAATCGCCGACAAAGCCTTTCGCCAGCCGTCCAGGATACGGGCCGCTTCCAGGGCCGCCCCGAAACCAATGTCCTCACGGAAGATCTGTGAAGAATGCGCCGGCTTCCCGGTTACCGTCAGCTGCCACTCGCTGGAGCTGCGTCGGGCCGTCACCGCCGTACCCGGATCGCCGTCGCCATCTTCAAAACCCAGGGCGATATCCGCCCAGTCGGCGGCGGCAATGAGCTCGGCGTTTGCGACATCAAGGGGGCGTCCCCGGGATTCCTCGTCGCCCGTGAGAATCACGCGCAGTTGCAGTTCGTCGAGAACGCCGGCCGCATCCAGGGCCTTTGCGGCCTGCAGGATGATGACATCGCCGCCTTTCATGTCGGTGATGCCCGGCCCTG from Congregibacter litoralis KT71 includes these protein-coding regions:
- a CDS encoding M20/M25/M40 family metallo-hydrolase, with the translated sequence MPFRGLCGIFLFISLLSSAYALDETESAIRDAVNRGEQEALALLEQAVNINSGTMNTGGVKEVGELFAKAFADAGFATRWVDGAPFGRGGHLLAEHGSRGPKVLLIGHIDTVFAKDSSFQRFQRVDEHHAAGPGITDMKGGDVIILQAAKALDAAGVLDELQLRVILTGDEESRGRPLDVANAELIAAADWADIALGFEDGDGDPGTAVTARRSSSEWQLTVTGKPAHSSQIFREDIGFGAALEAARILDGWRKALSAIPNLTFNPGLVMAGTDMDHDEGNTRGKVFGKNNVIAQTAVVSGGLRAISPAQIARAEELMRDIAGDNLSQTAATLNFNHGYPPMAPSPGNDELLKHYSAISEALGYGKVAAVDPRRAGAADISFVASRVSAALDGLGLMGDGGHTVDEVADLRTLPQQTQRVAILLYRIARGDISLPGN
- a CDS encoding TonB-dependent receptor domain-containing protein; its protein translation is MTQVFGARRFLPVLLFLLCFTHPAKAADELLVYVFDQGAAVAGAAVAIDGEAVGVTRRDGSLFVDLPGSGQRVLTVTSADGAKQRDRFSSASGQLVDVIVNLGSGDNQSIVEVYSRTESTADRREVPTGELQITVRKGSDAAASQLVVISNGQGGVSTNAQGVATKTVPRGIYRVTTNGVSRSVRVVGGVTRGVQINLPEADAGFSIAAPQIEEVFVLGTFDASGFELSERDTNLIVDTLGVEELARFGDSDVAASVIRVPGVAVQDDKYVFIRGLGGRYVTSTLNNATMPSTNPTKRTVPLDLFPSNFVNQLDIKKTFLPFMPGESTGGNLVINTKTFPDERAGSITASLGYVTDLTGNTVAVDPADGTFDFIGWDDGSRKENILVSTIGDIVSDGGTFTDDEGNTFTLQQSVLRELQRSAGVLLSQDWDLDFSETTPNGGLGVNYGDLFYLGEGELGFYAAVNYSNEWSQRGNGIRRTYSASGIVADDQSYESYSQNIDISGLVSIGYNIGNNTFEWNNVMSRSTESFVERSVGREGDEFRSVYQATSQWEERQFFSTQIVGSHFLNEDGSIFGEWQFTGSQARRYVPGRTDVRFNAEANLTEPADLRAGYDFSSPNDEQGDLLNGFFFSSGSSSKRWDDLTDNNFDGSFDITWDLYDDGASFGQLRFGAQAIYRERDADSATYGYFNNGADATLSASPNVLVTDNIFVCGEGPGTVTCEDNTQGGVQDSPTTGFLFQVRTQVSDEYEAKLDYNSIYAMYDHTFDGVWEVIAGARYEQYEQVTDTFDLTTGNPVQGIVDEGSFLPALGINWFYSDTQQLRLAISQTVARPDFKEASNAVFFDNEFNVRVRGNPNLTVSDVFNADLRWEWYFGDNDTDNVSAAVFYKDMTDPIERVYQAASGTASNSRTFQNSEAAELYGFEVEGRKEFLLTDDYNNTLFVSFNAAYIESEVTLLSGDARALQGQPEYTANFVIGYDNVPGGHQLTLLYNHNGESIADVGILGLPNVLLEERGEMNLVYRYDISETASLKARIENIFDAEVEYTQGGEVFQFYEKGTTFQIGLDWEF